The Novipirellula artificiosorum genome includes a window with the following:
- a CDS encoding tetratricopeptide repeat protein → MLMEPLCFVPTACQAEVTSVATFTEESLINDKKAELAAVQEKVNQRDDAAARAELQRLSKTGINYSDPEVMLAQMMLQAGRNVEARQVLEKLSGQHPRRFDVHFAFAQIAIGEKRWFDAYSHAELAEIAGFPANWTEAHRESMIRKMAMVKAAACEGRFAWSDAKKTYELLTKQWGKLPEVSAGLGRCEFHLGNDEIALQHFEAFYEETPGADLPEMMVAKLFEAAQQVDQTEAYFQRAIEREKRANSGEQTTNKASRAYVRWLIWSNRPAEARRLLRSLPKGTTDAEKAETDYVSALIARMQGRFDEARDILSRLHQADPASFTIGNQLALVLVEDSDEARRFRALQIAQANTRNHSEFAEAWSTLGWVQFRLGDVTQAEKSLSVALKNGVVERDTAYFLSKIKEKLGQDEVASQLAEASKNANGPTFYLQEELSKK, encoded by the coding sequence ATGCTGATGGAACCGCTGTGTTTCGTCCCAACAGCTTGCCAAGCCGAAGTGACGTCGGTTGCAACCTTCACGGAAGAGAGCTTGATCAACGATAAGAAGGCTGAGTTGGCTGCGGTACAAGAAAAGGTCAACCAAAGGGATGACGCCGCCGCACGAGCCGAGTTGCAGCGTCTATCGAAGACGGGGATCAATTACTCGGACCCTGAAGTCATGCTGGCGCAAATGATGTTGCAGGCCGGCAGGAACGTCGAGGCGCGGCAGGTACTGGAAAAACTCTCGGGCCAGCACCCCCGACGATTCGACGTCCATTTCGCATTCGCTCAAATCGCGATTGGAGAAAAGCGTTGGTTTGACGCCTATTCTCATGCGGAATTGGCTGAAATCGCAGGTTTTCCCGCGAATTGGACCGAGGCTCACCGCGAGAGCATGATCCGCAAAATGGCCATGGTCAAAGCAGCTGCCTGTGAAGGCCGCTTCGCGTGGTCCGATGCCAAGAAAACCTACGAATTACTGACCAAACAGTGGGGCAAATTGCCGGAGGTCTCCGCGGGATTGGGCCGTTGCGAGTTCCATCTCGGGAATGATGAGATCGCACTGCAACACTTTGAAGCGTTCTACGAAGAGACGCCCGGGGCAGATTTGCCTGAGATGATGGTGGCAAAATTATTCGAGGCCGCTCAGCAGGTCGACCAGACCGAGGCCTACTTCCAACGAGCCATTGAGCGTGAAAAGAGGGCCAATAGTGGCGAACAAACGACAAACAAGGCTTCGCGAGCCTATGTGCGTTGGTTGATTTGGAGCAATCGACCCGCGGAAGCTCGCAGGTTGCTGCGTTCCTTACCGAAGGGCACGACGGACGCAGAAAAAGCGGAAACGGACTACGTTTCGGCGCTGATTGCTCGGATGCAGGGACGCTTTGACGAAGCTCGAGACATTTTGTCGCGATTGCACCAAGCGGACCCCGCTTCGTTTACGATCGGGAATCAGCTAGCACTGGTTTTGGTCGAAGATTCGGACGAAGCCAGAAGATTTCGCGCTTTACAGATTGCACAAGCCAATACTCGCAATCATAGTGAATTTGCGGAAGCTTGGTCGACTTTGGGATGGGTACAATTCCGTCTTGGAGACGTTACACAAGCGGAGAAGAGTTTGTCGGTTGCGTTAAAAAATGGAGTGGTCGAGCGTGACACAGCCTACTTTTTATCGAAAATCAAGGAAAAGCTAGGACAAGACGAGGTTGCGTCCCAGCTCGCAGAGGCCAGCAAGAACGCCAACGGCCCCACATTTTACCTTCAAGAAGAGTTGTCAAAGAAATGA
- the yidD gene encoding membrane protein insertion efficiency factor YidD produces MIDKAHQLLIGAMVAMIRFYQMAISPMLGPSCRFTPTCSQYAIEVIRRDGVVRGVYRSVRRILRCHPWNPGGYDPP; encoded by the coding sequence TTGATTGACAAAGCTCATCAACTGCTGATTGGCGCGATGGTGGCAATGATTCGCTTCTATCAAATGGCGATCAGCCCGATGTTGGGGCCAAGTTGTCGGTTCACGCCGACTTGTAGCCAATATGCGATCGAGGTGATCCGCCGAGATGGTGTGGTTCGCGGCGTCTACCGATCCGTCCGACGAATCTTGCGCTGCCATCCGTGGAACCCCGGTGGATACGATCCACCCTGA
- a CDS encoding vWA domain-containing protein yields MTVDPMTNSGNPGLENTIVAETRVPEQADSSLVGPQSADEPVDAWDDDELEPSSLFASDESTAFLGSLLFHLILLLSLALVPLAISSDEDAVVLLSPPQEDFVEPVDWIDEVTYSDFLQDEIGINSDSDLAMAEASAEMFAELPEIPNPIDLEPTESGQIMVEKLFTPAVAPLDKMTNQKGHVGHGTEGAKGAVDRITFEILHALEERPTLVVWMFDQSGSLHRQRDEIRNRFDRIYTELGIAKRSEVDAFRRNSNDIPLLTSVIGFGSKVTLFTEEPVEDLDDIKSIVQDIPVDSSGQERVFTAILSATEKYKSYRRPRGQLGPQRNVLFVVVTDERGDDAGMLETSIRSCRKWGIPVYVIGVPAPFGRETTLVKYVDPDPNFDQTPQWAQVDQGPETYYPERVQVGFTGDFKEEPVIDSGFGPYALTRLCYETNGIYFTVHPNRNVNRRVRSFEIESFASDMKYFFDPAAMSRYRPDYLAADDYVNKVKSSPLRQALVSAAQMRPATGLSRPRTRFVMQSASGLAEELTTAQQQAARLEPMLVQIAAILEPGMKARETETSLRWQAGFDLAMGRVLAQKVRTETYNAMLAKAKRGMPFEKPENNTWVLEPSDEISVGSKWEREAALAKTLLEGVVQKHEGTPWALLANQELVVPIGWKWQEEFTKIEPPERRNPGNNNDNNNAPPQDDQRRMIQRAPSRPVPKL; encoded by the coding sequence ATGACAGTCGATCCCATGACAAACTCAGGGAATCCCGGATTGGAAAACACGATCGTTGCCGAAACGCGGGTCCCGGAACAAGCGGACTCTTCGCTCGTGGGTCCGCAAAGCGCCGACGAGCCGGTCGATGCATGGGACGATGACGAGCTTGAACCGTCTTCGCTGTTTGCCTCGGACGAATCCACCGCATTTCTCGGCAGCTTGCTATTTCATCTGATTCTGCTGCTCTCCTTGGCGCTGGTTCCCTTGGCGATCTCGAGTGATGAAGACGCCGTCGTCTTGCTTTCGCCGCCCCAAGAAGATTTCGTCGAACCGGTGGACTGGATTGACGAGGTTACCTATAGCGATTTTCTGCAAGACGAGATCGGGATCAACAGCGACTCGGATTTAGCGATGGCGGAAGCTTCTGCCGAGATGTTTGCGGAGCTGCCGGAGATTCCTAACCCGATCGATTTGGAACCGACCGAGTCGGGGCAGATCATGGTGGAGAAGCTCTTCACCCCTGCGGTCGCGCCACTCGACAAAATGACCAACCAAAAAGGTCATGTTGGTCATGGAACGGAAGGGGCCAAAGGCGCCGTCGACCGAATTACCTTCGAGATACTGCATGCGCTCGAAGAACGTCCAACGTTGGTGGTTTGGATGTTCGACCAGAGTGGTTCGTTGCATCGTCAACGCGATGAAATCCGAAACCGCTTTGACCGAATCTACACCGAGCTTGGAATTGCCAAACGGAGTGAAGTCGACGCATTTCGGCGTAACAGCAACGACATTCCGCTGCTGACGTCCGTGATCGGCTTTGGTAGCAAGGTCACCCTCTTCACCGAAGAGCCAGTAGAGGATCTCGACGACATCAAGTCGATCGTGCAAGACATCCCGGTCGACTCGTCCGGACAAGAGCGAGTCTTTACCGCGATCCTTTCGGCTACGGAGAAGTACAAGTCGTATCGACGTCCGCGCGGCCAATTGGGGCCGCAACGAAATGTGTTGTTTGTCGTCGTCACCGATGAACGAGGAGACGATGCAGGCATGTTGGAAACGTCAATCCGCTCTTGTCGAAAATGGGGAATCCCCGTCTATGTGATTGGAGTCCCCGCTCCGTTTGGTCGTGAGACGACCTTGGTGAAGTACGTCGATCCCGACCCCAATTTCGATCAGACGCCACAGTGGGCCCAGGTCGATCAGGGACCCGAGACGTATTATCCCGAACGTGTTCAGGTCGGGTTTACCGGTGATTTTAAGGAGGAACCGGTGATCGACAGCGGTTTTGGACCCTACGCGTTGACACGTTTGTGCTACGAGACCAATGGCATCTACTTCACGGTTCATCCCAACCGTAACGTCAATCGACGTGTCCGTTCGTTTGAGATCGAATCGTTTGCTTCGGACATGAAGTACTTCTTTGATCCAGCGGCCATGTCACGCTATCGTCCGGATTACCTGGCCGCGGACGACTACGTGAATAAGGTCAAGTCGAGTCCCCTGCGACAGGCATTGGTTTCCGCCGCGCAGATGCGGCCCGCGACCGGGTTGTCGCGACCAAGGACGCGATTTGTGATGCAGTCGGCTTCGGGGCTGGCAGAAGAATTGACAACGGCTCAACAACAGGCGGCCCGGCTCGAGCCGATGCTCGTACAGATCGCTGCGATCTTGGAACCCGGCATGAAGGCGCGAGAGACCGAGACCAGCTTGCGGTGGCAAGCCGGATTCGACTTGGCGATGGGTCGAGTCCTCGCGCAAAAAGTCCGCACCGAAACTTACAATGCCATGTTGGCAAAAGCCAAACGTGGGATGCCGTTCGAGAAACCAGAGAATAACACCTGGGTGCTTGAGCCTAGCGATGAGATCTCCGTCGGCAGCAAATGGGAGCGGGAAGCAGCACTCGCCAAAACGCTGTTGGAAGGAGTGGTCCAGAAGCACGAGGGGACGCCCTGGGCATTGTTGGCCAATCAAGAATTGGTGGTCCCGATCGGCTGGAAATGGCAAGAGGAGTTCACCAAGATCGAGCCTCCAGAGCGACGAAATCCCGGTAACAACAATGACAATAACAATGCCCCCCCCCAAGATGATCAACGTCGCATGATCCAACGCGCCCCCTCGCGTCCCGTACCGAAACTGTGA
- a CDS encoding metallophosphoesterase family protein, with amino-acid sequence MSERLIAIGDIHGCRVALDRLIDELNPTSRDIIVALGDYVDRGPDSRGVIDSLIELRNRTQVVGLLGNHEEMMLEVVRGGEPPHGWLKHGGVETLDSYGFDGGLDFLPDAHIDFFDSLGDYFEFEDFFFTHAAYDPDTPLEHQPTEMLRWYSLNDGFPAPHLSGKTGIVGHTAMRDGEILDVGHLVCIDTYCYGGGWLTAIDLYSRRVWQVAQDGRVRREQTQM; translated from the coding sequence TTGTCTGAACGTTTGATTGCGATCGGTGACATTCATGGTTGCCGAGTCGCGTTGGATCGATTGATCGACGAACTGAACCCCACGTCACGCGATATCATTGTGGCGTTGGGAGACTACGTTGATCGCGGACCCGATTCACGGGGAGTGATCGATTCGCTGATCGAGCTCCGCAATCGGACCCAAGTGGTGGGTTTGCTCGGCAATCATGAAGAGATGATGCTGGAGGTGGTGCGCGGTGGCGAACCCCCCCACGGGTGGCTCAAGCACGGCGGTGTCGAGACGCTTGATAGCTACGGTTTCGATGGTGGGTTGGATTTCTTGCCCGACGCACATATCGATTTTTTCGATTCTCTCGGCGACTACTTTGAATTCGAGGATTTCTTCTTCACTCACGCCGCGTACGATCCCGACACGCCGCTCGAGCATCAGCCGACGGAGATGCTTCGTTGGTACTCGCTCAACGACGGTTTCCCCGCTCCACACCTGAGTGGCAAAACGGGTATCGTGGGACACACCGCCATGCGAGATGGCGAGATCTTGGATGTGGGCCATTTGGTGTGCATCGACACCTATTGCTACGGCGGTGGATGGCTTACCGCCATCGATTTGTACAGTCGCCGAGTCTGGCAAGTCGCTCAAGACGGGCGTGTGCGACGAGAACAGACTCAGATGTAG
- a CDS encoding sugar phosphate isomerase/epimerase family protein, producing the protein MQTWPIGVFASVDAGLGVRWDVISELKVPTIQLHAPHAGNRNETAAAQFREQLSESDVRCTAVFGGFEGESYADIPTVSQTVGLVPAATRQSRLEEMFEIATFAKRLGCDTVALHLGFVPHDPSAEGYSEIVSVTRKLCEACDENEQYLHLETGQETAEGLLEFIKQVARENLKINFDPANMILYGAGDPIEGLRTVANFVRSVHCKDATWSDKPGETWGAEVPLGQGDVNMRTYLQTLKEIGYTGPLTIEREIPQDPQRQKQEISGAIGLLTTLRTEILG; encoded by the coding sequence ATGCAAACCTGGCCGATAGGCGTATTCGCCTCCGTCGACGCGGGATTGGGCGTCCGCTGGGACGTGATCTCCGAATTAAAAGTACCGACGATCCAACTGCACGCCCCACACGCCGGAAATCGCAATGAAACTGCCGCGGCGCAGTTCAGGGAACAGTTGTCGGAGTCCGACGTTCGCTGCACTGCCGTGTTCGGCGGATTCGAGGGAGAAAGCTATGCCGACATTCCAACGGTCTCGCAAACGGTCGGGTTGGTCCCCGCCGCGACGCGGCAAAGCCGATTAGAGGAAATGTTCGAAATCGCCACCTTCGCGAAGAGGCTTGGATGCGACACCGTAGCACTGCACCTGGGCTTTGTCCCACATGACCCGTCGGCCGAAGGCTATTCGGAAATCGTCTCGGTGACTCGCAAGCTTTGCGAAGCATGTGACGAGAACGAGCAATACCTGCACCTGGAAACGGGCCAAGAAACCGCCGAAGGGTTGTTGGAGTTCATCAAGCAGGTTGCGCGCGAGAACCTGAAGATCAATTTCGATCCCGCAAACATGATCCTGTACGGTGCTGGCGATCCCATCGAGGGATTGCGGACGGTCGCCAACTTTGTCCGCAGCGTTCACTGCAAAGATGCGACGTGGAGCGATAAGCCAGGCGAAACGTGGGGCGCCGAAGTTCCGCTCGGGCAAGGCGACGTCAACATGCGGACGTACCTGCAAACGCTCAAGGAGATCGGTTACACCGGTCCGTTGACGATCGAACGCGAGATTCCACAGGATCCGCAAAGGCAAAAACAGGAAATCAGCGGAGCGATTGGACTGCTAACAACCTTACGGACCGAGATCCTTGGATAG
- a CDS encoding Gfo/Idh/MocA family protein encodes MKASRRNFLKSTAAAGSLAAASNPVLAADDSKKRTVASIGVGGSRGRYNRGGAIARDAAKLGKMIAVCDVDELHAKEFNEALGGDLNMYSDYREMLEKEKPQIVTIGTPDHWHVPIAIAALRSGADVYCEKPLTLTIDEGKKIRKVVEETGRVFQVGTQQRSTKGLFLTAIAMVQMGMLGDNVNAYVAIGGAPNDGPFESTPVPDGIDWDMWVGPAPAAAYCDQRRRMFRWFFEYSGGKMTDWGAHHIDIAQWALAPGEDGPVKISGTGKFTKNVPDDYNWKAFLDGEASLPNGFNTATEFHIDLTFDSGSVLSVNNHYKREGDNVDFGNGILFEGDKGRIFVNRGKLEGKPVDALTDEDRKRIDDKIIELCKGKKPGSHMQNFFDCIEDRSKPISDVWSHHRTMTSCHLCNIALMLGRELQWDPKAELFVNDDQANALLSRKSRTGFGPVA; translated from the coding sequence ATGAAAGCGTCTCGTCGAAATTTCCTCAAAAGCACCGCCGCAGCTGGTTCGCTGGCCGCGGCATCCAATCCCGTCTTGGCAGCGGACGATTCAAAGAAACGGACGGTCGCATCGATCGGTGTCGGCGGAAGTCGCGGTCGTTACAACCGTGGTGGTGCGATCGCTCGCGATGCTGCGAAGCTTGGCAAGATGATCGCTGTTTGTGATGTCGACGAACTGCACGCGAAGGAGTTCAACGAAGCCCTTGGCGGCGATTTGAATATGTATAGCGACTATCGCGAGATGCTTGAAAAGGAGAAGCCACAAATCGTCACGATCGGCACGCCTGACCATTGGCACGTACCGATCGCGATTGCCGCGCTTCGCAGCGGAGCCGACGTGTACTGCGAAAAACCATTGACCCTGACGATCGACGAAGGAAAGAAGATCCGCAAGGTCGTCGAAGAAACAGGTCGCGTGTTCCAAGTCGGGACTCAGCAGCGCAGCACCAAGGGGCTGTTCTTGACCGCCATCGCGATGGTGCAAATGGGGATGCTCGGTGACAACGTGAACGCTTACGTTGCCATCGGCGGCGCGCCCAATGACGGTCCCTTCGAATCAACGCCCGTTCCCGACGGCATCGATTGGGACATGTGGGTCGGCCCCGCCCCGGCGGCAGCCTATTGCGATCAACGACGTCGCATGTTCCGCTGGTTCTTCGAGTACTCCGGTGGCAAAATGACCGACTGGGGCGCCCACCACATTGACATCGCCCAATGGGCATTGGCTCCGGGCGAAGATGGACCCGTGAAAATCTCGGGAACCGGCAAATTCACCAAGAACGTTCCTGATGATTACAACTGGAAAGCTTTCCTTGATGGCGAAGCATCGCTGCCGAACGGATTCAACACGGCAACGGAATTCCATATCGATTTGACGTTTGACTCGGGCTCCGTCTTGAGCGTCAACAACCACTACAAACGAGAAGGCGACAACGTCGATTTCGGAAACGGCATTCTTTTCGAAGGTGACAAGGGTCGCATTTTTGTTAATCGTGGCAAATTGGAAGGCAAGCCCGTTGATGCGTTGACCGACGAAGATCGCAAGCGAATTGATGACAAGATCATCGAGCTATGCAAAGGCAAGAAACCGGGAAGCCATATGCAGAACTTCTTTGATTGCATTGAGGACCGCAGCAAGCCGATTTCGGATGTCTGGTCGCACCACCGAACCATGACCTCCTGCCATTTGTGCAATATCGCACTGATGCTCGGTCGTGAATTGCAATGGGATCCCAAAGCCGAGCTGTTCGTGAATGATGATCAGGCCAATGCGCTGTTGAGCCGAAAATCGCGAACCGGATTCGGCCCTGTGGCATAG
- a CDS encoding sugar phosphate isomerase/epimerase family protein, translated as MFVAASTECCPEMDLAEVVDLLQDLEFTAIEIALHESGKIKPSELVSDLDRAAQILRSSHRMDISGYSVELASKGEQHYADFKDICRLAKATKVVNLTIPSAELGTPFNEEVEHLNQLVKVAETEGVRVAVRCQLGCLSEDPDTLMVLCNNVDGLGVTLDPSVYIAGKANAKNLDKILKFVVNIHLRDTRPDAFQVSVGQGEVDYGKLVSQLLREKYDRALTVHMAPMEGLDHRVELRKLRRLLETLV; from the coding sequence GTGTTTGTTGCAGCTTCCACCGAATGTTGCCCCGAAATGGATTTGGCTGAGGTCGTCGATTTGCTCCAGGATCTGGAGTTTACGGCGATCGAGATCGCACTTCACGAATCGGGGAAGATCAAACCAAGCGAATTGGTCAGCGATTTGGATCGCGCCGCCCAGATCCTGCGCAGTTCACACCGCATGGATATCTCCGGATATAGCGTCGAATTGGCGTCAAAGGGTGAACAGCATTACGCAGACTTCAAAGACATTTGTCGCTTGGCCAAGGCAACCAAGGTGGTCAATTTGACCATCCCCTCGGCAGAACTTGGAACGCCTTTTAACGAAGAAGTGGAACACCTCAATCAATTGGTGAAAGTCGCCGAAACCGAAGGTGTCCGTGTCGCGGTCCGTTGCCAACTGGGCTGTTTGAGCGAAGATCCCGATACGTTGATGGTACTCTGCAATAATGTCGATGGGTTGGGCGTGACACTCGATCCGAGCGTCTACATCGCCGGAAAAGCCAACGCAAAAAATCTTGACAAGATCCTAAAGTTCGTTGTCAACATTCATTTGCGTGACACACGCCCCGATGCGTTCCAAGTCAGCGTCGGTCAAGGCGAAGTGGATTACGGGAAATTGGTGTCCCAACTGCTTCGCGAGAAGTATGATCGTGCGTTGACCGTGCACATGGCACCGATGGAGGGATTGGACCATCGAGTGGAACTTCGCAAACTTCGTCGGTTACTCGAAACGCTGGTTTAG
- a CDS encoding PEP-CTERM sorting domain-containing protein has product MKLMQLPTHRIQFAMKTSLATGVLLFGFVSSAYGQTGPNDTSWTPGPSPSDWGSDSNWSNGVPGSSKDAFILGDFAVPILTPTGSSALSLMVNNSNLSGGLQIGGLLNIGVDGFMFEQGKLSFISDSARLVVAGDATINQLQNNVTEFPELVLGRNPLNTNSSVIDVEGVLTIGNNASAADAFVVRSTPISATTEGTPAIHAGKVVIGNLATVDVNSGILITGATDTTGLVIGQGSSGDGVVWAQAGKKVLLGSSRDIELGVGDSGASGKLQVGNGLDVSTIPAADVTGPGEVTARDILGGAGTSVVQLDNGTITARSILSNSGGDMSVVMSSAASNLDLSGDLDVDTYTQTAGTASVAGTVTVRDSASLSLSGGSLTTGDLTLDNGSSGTVAVSGGATLTSTGAATIGQGRELTSTGGTIALNNLTLDGGTLSASASSNVTVGGDLTVNNAGRLIVDGTSSLSATNDVALSGSATMFLDGTLNGNLAQDGGTLAPGQSPGIATIDGNYTLTGGTLEMEIAGTSLDPVEFDRLIVSGVFTIESGAFLDVKLTGYTPMIGESFELWNTGSTVGTFDNDKLLLPTLAPGQGFWDTSQLYTTGMLSVSAVPEPASFAVLGVGAAGLWLRRRRKAAKPATV; this is encoded by the coding sequence ATGAAATTGATGCAACTTCCCACTCATCGGATCCAGTTTGCGATGAAAACCAGTTTGGCCACCGGTGTTTTACTGTTTGGCTTCGTGTCATCAGCGTATGGGCAAACTGGGCCAAACGATACTAGTTGGACGCCGGGGCCGTCTCCATCGGATTGGGGATCTGACTCGAATTGGAGTAATGGGGTGCCGGGTAGCAGTAAAGATGCCTTTATCTTGGGTGACTTTGCCGTCCCAATTCTGACACCGACCGGTTCCAGTGCTCTTTCGCTTATGGTCAATAACAGCAATTTGTCTGGCGGATTGCAGATAGGTGGCTTGCTGAACATTGGTGTTGACGGGTTCATGTTCGAACAAGGCAAGTTAAGTTTCATTAGCGATTCTGCACGACTGGTCGTCGCGGGGGATGCAACAATCAACCAGTTACAAAACAATGTGACTGAGTTTCCTGAGTTGGTCTTGGGGCGAAATCCACTCAATACCAATAGCTCAGTCATTGATGTGGAAGGAGTGCTGACGATTGGCAACAATGCCTCTGCTGCCGATGCTTTTGTCGTACGATCCACCCCTATCTCAGCAACCACTGAGGGAACCCCTGCAATCCATGCCGGAAAGGTCGTCATTGGCAACCTAGCAACGGTTGATGTAAACTCGGGAATTCTGATTACTGGGGCAACCGACACCACGGGTTTGGTGATCGGCCAGGGTTCCAGTGGGGACGGAGTAGTTTGGGCGCAAGCGGGCAAAAAGGTCCTGCTTGGCTCATCGAGGGATATCGAACTCGGCGTGGGAGACTCGGGTGCGTCCGGGAAGCTTCAGGTCGGCAATGGACTTGATGTCAGCACAATTCCGGCTGCAGACGTAACTGGCCCGGGCGAGGTCACCGCACGGGATATTCTCGGAGGTGCTGGCACCTCCGTCGTTCAACTGGATAACGGTACGATCACTGCTCGCAGCATTTTGAGCAACTCGGGCGGTGACATGTCGGTTGTCATGAGTAGTGCTGCGAGTAACTTGGACCTTTCTGGGGACCTCGACGTTGACACCTACACTCAAACCGCGGGAACTGCATCCGTTGCCGGTACTGTCACGGTCAGGGATTCCGCATCGCTGTCGCTTTCGGGTGGATCGCTGACCACGGGCGATTTGACGCTGGACAATGGTTCGAGTGGTACGGTCGCCGTATCGGGTGGCGCCACATTGACATCGACGGGCGCTGCCACGATCGGTCAAGGCCGGGAACTGACAAGCACAGGAGGAACCATTGCCTTGAACAACCTGACTCTCGACGGAGGAACACTCTCGGCCTCAGCCTCTTCAAATGTCACAGTTGGAGGAGATCTTACCGTCAACAACGCCGGAAGGCTGATTGTCGATGGTACGTCCTCATTGTCGGCAACGAACGACGTAGCTCTCTCCGGCTCCGCAACGATGTTCCTCGATGGGACGCTGAATGGTAATTTGGCCCAAGACGGAGGAACACTCGCACCGGGCCAATCTCCGGGAATCGCTACGATTGACGGAAACTACACGCTCACTGGGGGCACCCTTGAGATGGAGATTGCCGGGACGAGCCTTGACCCAGTGGAATTTGATCGATTGATCGTCAGTGGGGTTTTCACGATCGAATCGGGAGCCTTTTTGGATGTAAAACTTACCGGTTACACTCCTATGATTGGGGAGTCGTTCGAGCTCTGGAATACGGGATCGACCGTCGGTACATTTGATAATGATAAACTTCTGCTTCCGACGCTCGCTCCTGGTCAAGGTTTTTGGGACACGTCGCAGCTTTACACCACTGGCATGCTGTCGGTCTCAGCCGTTCCAGAGCCGGCTTCGTTTGCAGTTCTTGGCGTTGGAGCGGCCGGATTGTGGTTACGCCGTCGTCGCAAAGCGGCCAAACCGGCGACCGTTTGA
- a CDS encoding NUDIX hydrolase has protein sequence MIHACKFDSSTFAAPEMAATVDVNTLLGRVGYAEDVDPRRILDSLPPMRPALAYGRHRGPWRRGARQAAVAISLFQDTQCQWSIPLTRRPMGLRHHGGQICLPGGQIEPGERPQQAALREFEEELGVSPDVLTYFGELPRQYVYASDNVVRPVVFAMRMPSTDWVPDPIEVDEVILLPLEELFRHESRVSKPVRRKVVIANAELRETDPNATLQFPAPAFQWGGNRIWGATAIILDDLAQMLLRSQSLGWTTATSGTPN, from the coding sequence GTGATACACGCTTGCAAATTCGATTCGTCTACGTTTGCTGCACCCGAAATGGCGGCGACGGTGGACGTCAACACCTTGCTCGGTCGAGTTGGCTACGCCGAGGACGTCGATCCTCGGCGGATTCTCGATTCGCTCCCTCCGATGCGTCCTGCGTTGGCATACGGCCGGCATCGTGGGCCTTGGCGAAGAGGTGCCCGACAGGCCGCAGTGGCCATTTCCTTGTTTCAAGACACCCAGTGCCAATGGTCGATTCCGCTGACGCGTCGACCGATGGGCCTTCGTCATCATGGCGGGCAGATTTGCTTGCCTGGCGGCCAGATTGAGCCGGGGGAACGCCCCCAACAAGCGGCGCTGCGGGAATTTGAAGAGGAACTTGGCGTATCGCCCGATGTGCTGACCTATTTCGGTGAACTCCCTCGGCAATACGTTTATGCAAGTGACAATGTCGTGCGACCGGTGGTCTTTGCGATGCGGATGCCATCCACCGATTGGGTCCCCGACCCGATCGAGGTTGACGAGGTGATTCTGCTTCCGCTCGAGGAGCTCTTTCGCCATGAAAGCCGGGTGTCAAAACCGGTGCGTCGAAAAGTCGTGATTGCCAACGCCGAGCTTCGCGAAACCGACCCCAATGCCACGCTGCAGTTCCCCGCTCCGGCGTTTCAATGGGGAGGAAACCGGATTTGGGGAGCAACAGCGATCATTTTAGACGATTTGGCCCAGATGTTGCTTCGTAGTCAAAGTCTTGGTTGGACGACTGCCACGTCCGGTACGCCAAATTGA
- the trxA gene encoding thioredoxin: MASAAVKEFTDENFDAEVLKSDSPVLVDFWAPWCGPCRQIAPMIDELANENPSVKIGKINIDDNPGIAQQFGISSIPTLLVFKAGEVSESFVGVRPKAALQQALDASNA, encoded by the coding sequence ATGGCCTCCGCCGCTGTCAAAGAATTCACTGACGAGAACTTCGATGCCGAAGTGCTGAAATCCGATTCACCCGTGCTGGTCGACTTTTGGGCGCCCTGGTGTGGTCCCTGCCGTCAAATCGCACCGATGATCGACGAGTTGGCGAATGAGAATCCGTCGGTCAAGATCGGCAAGATCAACATCGACGACAACCCTGGAATCGCTCAACAATTTGGTATCAGTAGCATCCCAACGCTCTTGGTGTTCAAAGCGGGTGAGGTTTCCGAAAGCTTTGTCGGCGTACGCCCTAAAGCCGCCTTGCAACAAGCGCTTGACGCGTCCAACGCGTAG